Proteins found in one Salvelinus sp. IW2-2015 unplaced genomic scaffold, ASM291031v2 Un_scaffold1461, whole genome shotgun sequence genomic segment:
- the LOC112070928 gene encoding large ribosomal subunit protein mL64 yields the protein MATSMLCRRTAIFSWAIRGVSPLKSYNPASSHCGLLHQIANYNPKPLKLNLKDPYIPDRESEKTPEWQKTGKYDRKLFGRYGSSSGIDPAKLWPSHAQLEEMIAEEREWNPPLQVMLKNVEAKTKEANAKRLAREKLVAANMAKMPKMVADWRKEKREAKQKLKDEKARRERLLAEARERFGYAMDPRSPKFLEMVSEXEKEEKKKRKLMKRRLKEEQSHVPPAASSAASSS from the exons ATGGCAACCTCCATGCTGTGCAGGAGGACAGCAATATTTAGCTGGGCTATTCGAGGGGTTTCACCCTTAAAATCGTATAATCCTGCCAGCTCACACTGCGGGCTTCTACATCAGATAGCAAATTATAACCCTAAACCACTGAAATTAAATTTGAAAGATCCATACATACCAGATAGGGAAAGTGAGAAAACTCCGGAATGGCAGAAGACAGGGAAGTATGACCGCAAGCTATTCGGCCGGTATGGCTCTTCGTCGGGAATCGACCCTGCAAAGCTGTGGCCTAGCCATGCCCAGCTCGAGGAGATGATagcagaggagagggaatggAACCCTCCGCTCCAGGTGATGCTGAAGAACGTAGAGGCGAAAACGAAGGAAGCCAATGCGAAACGTCTCGCGAG AGAGAAACTGGTTGCAGCCAATATGGCCAAGATGCCTAAGATGGTGGCTGACTGGAGGAAGGAAAAACGGGAGGCGAAACAGAAGTTGAAAGATGAGAAGGCCCGTCGTGAAAGGCTGCTAGCTGAGGCCAGAGAACGCTTTGGCTACGCTATGGACCCCCGAAGCCCCAAGTTCCTGGAGATGGTCAGTGAAATRgaaaaggaggagaagaagaaaaggaagCTGATGAAACGTAGACTAAAAGAAGAACAGAGCCACGTCCCTCCTGCTGCTTCCTCGGCTGCTTCCTCGTCATAA
- the LOC112070924 gene encoding tetratricopeptide repeat protein 39A-like isoform X2, with product MTLQVCLEECMEALDLFLNNHFSESLDKLRPRVKESMYHALIYATVLEMQAMMTFQQDDIVNAGNTMKSAQEVCQRFRRKSPSNISKSPGERLTEEQLQALHADACYAECLLQRAALTFLQDENMVSFIKGGIKVRNSYLIYKELHTFLQSNSSLLGPNHIHLEGGVSFGIGAFNLTLSMFPPRLLKVLEFAGFSGDKEYGLSQLNDGATTNNLRSMLCALLLLCYYTFLTFILGTGEGDVADAEKLLKPFRLRYPQGAIFLFFAGRAEAIKGNIDEAVVLFEDGCKAQQQWKQFHHMCYWELMWCFTYKCVWRMAYFYADLLSNESRWSKAMYVYMKAAYLSMLAPGEARPFGEDEVELFRQVSTFKQKIAGKSPPTEKFAIRKARRYKASCPVRLPVPVLEMMYMWNGFSMISKRPELTEGMLQTLVEAERTLLESPANEYSVDDRCVIHLLKGLCLKNQGHIQAAEECFNKVYNSEKKIKFDHYLVPNTLLELSVVYIDTGRKEEAIKLLVKAKTNYKEYSMESRTQFRIHAALSKLKADTSDQDEITPL from the exons ATGACCCTGCAGGTGTGCCTTGAGGAGTGTATGGAGGCCCTGGACCTCTTCCTCAACAACCACTTCAGTGAGAGCCTGGACAAACTGCGGCCACG GGTGAAAGAGAGCATGTACCATGCTCTGATCTACGCCACTGTTCTGGAGATGCAGGCTATGATGACCTTCCAGCAGGATGACATCGTCAATGCAGGCAACACCATGAAGAGTGCCCAGGAGGTCTGCCAGAG GTTTCGACGAAAGTCCCCTAGTAATATCAGTAAATCACCTGGAGAGCGTCTAACTGAAG AGCAGCTCCAAGCTCTCCATGCTGATGCGTGTTATGCTGAATGCTTGCTCCAAAGGGCTGCTCTCACCTTCCTACAG GATGAGAACATGGTGAGTTTTATCAAAGGAGGAATCAAAGTACGCAACAGTTATCTGATTTACAA GGAGCTGCACACCTTCCTACAGTCTAACAGCTCTCTCCTTGGACCCAACCACATTCACTTAGAGGGAGGGGTGTCTTTTGGGATCGGAGCATTCAACTTG ACTCTTTCCATGTTTCCACCTCGGTTACTCAAAGTTTTAGAGTTTGCTGGCTTCTCTGGAGACAAG GAGTATGGTCTGTCCCAGCTGAATGATGGTGCCACTACAAACAACCTGCGTTCCATGCTGTGTGCCTTGCTGTTGCTCTGTTACTACACCTTCCTCACCTTCATACTCG GGACCGGTGAGGGGGACGTGGCTGATGCTGAGAAGCTGCTAAAGCCTTTCCGGCTCCGCTACCCACAG GGGGCCATATTTCTCTTCTTTGCAGGCAGGGCTGAGGCAATCAAGGGGAACATTGATGAG GCGGTGGTGCTGTTTGAGGATGGCTGCAAAGCTCAGCAGCAGTGGAAGCAGTTCCACCACATGTGCTACTGGGAGCTGATGTGGTGCTTCACCTACAAGTGCGTGTGGAGGATGGCCTACTTTTACGCTGATCTACTGAGCAATGAGAGCCGCTGGTCCAAG GCCATGTATGTGTACATGAAGGCTGCTTACCTGAGCATGCTTGCTCCGGGGGAGGCTAGGCCTTTTGGGGAAGATGAGGTGGAGCTTTTCAG ACAGGTGTCCACCTTCAAGCAAAAGATAGCAGGGAAGTCTCCACCCACAGAGAAGTTTGCCATTCGCAAGGCTAGACGTTACAAAGCTAGCTGCCCAGTGAGGCTCCCAGTACCTGTGCTG GAGATGATGTACATGTGGAACGGCTTCTCCATGATCAGCAAGCGGCCAGAGCTGACCGAGGGCATGCTGCAGACACTGGTGGAGGCAGAGCGCACCCTGCTGGAATCTCCCG CGAATGAGTATTCAGTGGATGACCGCTGTGTGATCCACCTACTGAAGGGGCTGTGTCTGAAGAACCAGGGACACATTCAGGCTGCAGAGGAATGCTTCAACAAGGTGTACAACAG TGAGAAGAAGATCAAGTTTGACCATTACCTGGTGCCCAACACTCTGCTGGAGCTCAGTGTGGTCTACATAGACACGGGCCGCAAGGAGGAGGCCATCAAACTACTGGTGAAAGCCAA AACTAACTACAAGGAGTACTCCATGGAGTCACGCACACAGTTCAGGATCCATGCTGCTCTCTCCAAACTCAAGGCTGACACTAGTGACCAAGATGAAATCACACCACTGTAG
- the LOC112070926 gene encoding tetraspanin-1-like: MGCFGFLKVTMFVFNGIIFLAGAAILGVGIWVKVDSGSILGFLKVIKDAPAEMNQILNVGYLLIAVGAVLLIVGFLGCCGAMKESRCMLLIFFLIVLVLFIAEVAGAVVILMFKPLAGQLIEKLGTKVVQNIRKDYGENSDVTALWNVTMDTLKCCGFYNYTDFTDSPFEKYTHLYPQQCCHSADFSSCDGTXATIIGCFPKLMQLIDENTIVIVAVALGIAALEXLAMVVSMTLYCIIGSKSD; the protein is encoded by the exons ATGGGTTGCTTCGGATTTCTCAAAGTCACGATGTTTGTCTTTAATGGCATCATCTTT TTGGCGGGCGCTGCCATCCTGGGTGTGGGGATCTGGGTGAAGGTGGACAGCGGCTCGATCCTGGGGTTCCTCAAGGTTATAAAAGACGCTCCGGCGGAGATGAACCAGATCCTAAACGTGGGATACCTGTTGATTGCTGTGGGGGCAGTGCTGCTGATCGTAGGTTTCCTGGGCTGCTGTGGCGCCATGAAGGAGAGCAGGTGTATGCTGCTCATT TTCTTTCTGATTGTGTTGGTGTTGTTCATTGCAGAGGTGGCTGGAGCAGTGGTTATCCTGATGTTTAAACCCTTG GCAGGTCAGTTGATTGAGAAACTGGGCACCAAAGTGGTTCAGAACATTAGGAAGGACTATGGAGAAAATTCAGACGTCACCGCTCTCTGGAATGTTACTATGGATACG CTAAAGTGCTGTGGATTCTACAACTATACAGACTTCACTGACTCTCCATTTGAAAAATACACCCATCTCTATCCTCAACAGTGCTGCCACAGTGCTGATTTCAGCTCTTGTGATGGTACAAYTGCT ACAATCATCGGCTGCTTCCCAAAGCTTATGCAACTGATTGATGAAAACACTATTGTCATTGTGGCAGTGGCATTGGGAATCGCTGCTCTTGAG AWWTTGGCGATGGTTGTCTCCATGACTTTGTACTGCATAATAGGCTCAAAGAGTGACTGA
- the LOC112070925 gene encoding tetraspanin-16-like: QLKCNFLADDLKNKFNERTPPSFSPLQISGFVLLGLGAWIRYGAATFVDVLGPYSSQLIYISYICIGMGSVLSFTGLIGCCGVWKENRFFIMLFFFIVTMLFVAEIIGTIFVLMYRNLVRLVVXDASKNSLMTAYMGPAATDPISTAWNTVMVKFKCCGFENSTVDFKGSVFSTTTGLNYPKTCCVNKTLADCDGITITPSLIQPQSCFGKVITVIREQSVILGSAAGCICMMEVYYGRISIGFA, from the exons CAACTCAAATGCAATTTCTTAGctgatgatttaaaaaacaaatttaaCGAAAGAACAccaccatccttctctcccctccagaTAAGTGGTTTTGTGCTGCTGGGGCTAGGCGCATGGATTAGATATGGAGCAGCTACGTTTGTGGATGTCCTGGGCCCCTACTCGTCTCAGCTCATCTACATCAGCTACATCTGTATTGGTATGGGCTCAGTGCTGTCTTTCACGGGTCTCATCGGCTGCTGTGGGGTTTGGAAAGAGAACCGCTTCTTTATCATGCTG TTTTTCTTCATCGTGACAATGCTGTTTGTTGCTGAAATCATTGGGACTATTTTTGTCTTGATGTACCGGAATCTG GTTAGATTAGTGGTAKGTGATGCAAGCAAGAATTCCCTGATGACTGCCTATATGGGCCCAGCGGCAACTGACCCAATCTCAACAGCATGGAACACAGTCATGGTCAAG TTCAAATGCTGTGGTTTTGAGAACTCGACTGTAGATTTCAAGGGCTCTGTGTTCAGTACAACCACGGGTTTGAACTACCCTAAGACTTGCTGCGTGAACAAGACCCTTGCAGACTGTGATGGTATCACCATCACTCCAAGTCTGATCCAACCACAG AGCTGCTTTGGTAAGGTCATCACAGTGATCAGAGAGCAGAGTGTCATCCTGGGATCAGCAGCTGGCTGCATATGTATGATGGAGGTATActatgggagaatctcaattggtttTGCTTGA
- the LOC112070924 gene encoding tetratricopeptide repeat protein 39A-like isoform X1: MSNGKNAPAAANSSQMTLQVCLEECMEALDLFLNNHFSESLDKLRPRVKESMYHALIYATVLEMQAMMTFQQDDIVNAGNTMKSAQEVCQRFRRKSPSNISKSPGERLTEEQLQALHADACYAECLLQRAALTFLQDENMVSFIKGGIKVRNSYLIYKELHTFLQSNSSLLGPNHIHLEGGVSFGIGAFNLTLSMFPPRLLKVLEFAGFSGDKEYGLSQLNDGATTNNLRSMLCALLLLCYYTFLTFILGTGEGDVADAEKLLKPFRLRYPQGAIFLFFAGRAEAIKGNIDEAVVLFEDGCKAQQQWKQFHHMCYWELMWCFTYKCVWRMAYFYADLLSNESRWSKAMYVYMKAAYLSMLAPGEARPFGEDEVELFRQVSTFKQKIAGKSPPTEKFAIRKARRYKASCPVRLPVPVLEMMYMWNGFSMISKRPELTEGMLQTLVEAERTLLESPANEYSVDDRCVIHLLKGLCLKNQGHIQAAEECFNKVYNSEKKIKFDHYLVPNTLLELSVVYIDTGRKEEAIKLLVKAKTNYKEYSMESRTQFRIHAALSKLKADTSDQDEITPL; this comes from the exons ATGTCCAATGGGAAAAATGCACCTGCGGCGGCGAA CTCCTCACAGATGACCCTGCAGGTGTGCCTTGAGGAGTGTATGGAGGCCCTGGACCTCTTCCTCAACAACCACTTCAGTGAGAGCCTGGACAAACTGCGGCCACG GGTGAAAGAGAGCATGTACCATGCTCTGATCTACGCCACTGTTCTGGAGATGCAGGCTATGATGACCTTCCAGCAGGATGACATCGTCAATGCAGGCAACACCATGAAGAGTGCCCAGGAGGTCTGCCAGAG GTTTCGACGAAAGTCCCCTAGTAATATCAGTAAATCACCTGGAGAGCGTCTAACTGAAG AGCAGCTCCAAGCTCTCCATGCTGATGCGTGTTATGCTGAATGCTTGCTCCAAAGGGCTGCTCTCACCTTCCTACAG GATGAGAACATGGTGAGTTTTATCAAAGGAGGAATCAAAGTACGCAACAGTTATCTGATTTACAA GGAGCTGCACACCTTCCTACAGTCTAACAGCTCTCTCCTTGGACCCAACCACATTCACTTAGAGGGAGGGGTGTCTTTTGGGATCGGAGCATTCAACTTG ACTCTTTCCATGTTTCCACCTCGGTTACTCAAAGTTTTAGAGTTTGCTGGCTTCTCTGGAGACAAG GAGTATGGTCTGTCCCAGCTGAATGATGGTGCCACTACAAACAACCTGCGTTCCATGCTGTGTGCCTTGCTGTTGCTCTGTTACTACACCTTCCTCACCTTCATACTCG GGACCGGTGAGGGGGACGTGGCTGATGCTGAGAAGCTGCTAAAGCCTTTCCGGCTCCGCTACCCACAG GGGGCCATATTTCTCTTCTTTGCAGGCAGGGCTGAGGCAATCAAGGGGAACATTGATGAG GCGGTGGTGCTGTTTGAGGATGGCTGCAAAGCTCAGCAGCAGTGGAAGCAGTTCCACCACATGTGCTACTGGGAGCTGATGTGGTGCTTCACCTACAAGTGCGTGTGGAGGATGGCCTACTTTTACGCTGATCTACTGAGCAATGAGAGCCGCTGGTCCAAG GCCATGTATGTGTACATGAAGGCTGCTTACCTGAGCATGCTTGCTCCGGGGGAGGCTAGGCCTTTTGGGGAAGATGAGGTGGAGCTTTTCAG ACAGGTGTCCACCTTCAAGCAAAAGATAGCAGGGAAGTCTCCACCCACAGAGAAGTTTGCCATTCGCAAGGCTAGACGTTACAAAGCTAGCTGCCCAGTGAGGCTCCCAGTACCTGTGCTG GAGATGATGTACATGTGGAACGGCTTCTCCATGATCAGCAAGCGGCCAGAGCTGACCGAGGGCATGCTGCAGACACTGGTGGAGGCAGAGCGCACCCTGCTGGAATCTCCCG CGAATGAGTATTCAGTGGATGACCGCTGTGTGATCCACCTACTGAAGGGGCTGTGTCTGAAGAACCAGGGACACATTCAGGCTGCAGAGGAATGCTTCAACAAGGTGTACAACAG TGAGAAGAAGATCAAGTTTGACCATTACCTGGTGCCCAACACTCTGCTGGAGCTCAGTGTGGTCTACATAGACACGGGCCGCAAGGAGGAGGCCATCAAACTACTGGTGAAAGCCAA AACTAACTACAAGGAGTACTCCATGGAGTCACGCACACAGTTCAGGATCCATGCTGCTCTCTCCAAACTCAAGGCTGACACTAGTGACCAAGATGAAATCACACCACTGTAG